Proteins encoded in a region of the Manis javanica isolate MJ-LG chromosome 15, MJ_LKY, whole genome shotgun sequence genome:
- the RTN4R gene encoding reticulon-4 receptor — MKRASAGGSQLLAWVLWLQAWQVAAPCPGACVCYNEPKVTTSCPQQGLLAVPTDIPATSQRVFLHGNRIVHVPATGFRACRNLTILWLHSNALAHIDATAFAGLALLEQLDLSDNPQLHAVDPATFHGLGRLHTLHLDRCGLRELAPGLFRGLAALQYLYLQDNGLQALPDDTFRDLGNLTHLFLHGNRIPSVPERAFRGLHSLDRLLLHQNRVARVHPHAFRDLGRLMTLYLFANNLSALPAEALAPLRALQYLRLNDNPWVCDCRARPLWAWLQQFRGSSSELPCSLPLHLAGRDLKRLATSDLEGCAVATGPSHPFWTGGPAGEESLGLPKCCQPDAADKASVLEAGSSASAGNALKGRVPPGDSPPGNGSGPRHINDSPFGTLPGSAEPPLTALRPGGSEPPGPPPTGPRRRPGCSRKNRTRSQCRLGQAGGGGADTEGSRAPGTTCSLAPLGLALVLWTVLGPC, encoded by the coding sequence GGAGCCAGCTGCTGGCCTGGGTGCTGTGGCTGCAGGCCTGGCAGGTGGCAGCGCCTTGCCCGGGTGCCTGTGTGTGCTACAACGAGCCCAAGGTGACAACGAGCTGCCCACAGCAGGGCCTCCTGGCTGTGCCCACCGACATTCCGGCCACCAGCCAGCGTGTCTTCCTGCACGGTAACCGCATCGTGCACGTGCCAGCCACAGGCTTCCGTGCTTGCCGCAACCTCACCATCCTGTGGCTGCACTCAAATGCACTGGCCCACATCGATGCCACTGCGTTTGCTGGCCTGGCCCTCCTGGAGCAGCTGGACCTCAGCGACAACCCACAGCTGCATGCCGTGGACCCTGCCACGTTCCATGGCTTGGGCCGCCTGCACACCCTGCACCTGGACCGCTGTGGCCTGCGAGAGCTGGCTCCCGGCCTGTTCCGTGGCCTGGCTGCCCTGCAGTATCTATACCTGCAGGACAACGGGCTGCAGGCCCTGCCCGACGACACCTTCCGCGACCTGGGCAACCTCACTCACCTCTTCCTGCACGGCAACCGCATCCCCAGCGTGCCTGAGCGCGCCTTCCGCGGCCTGCACAGTCTCGACCGCCTCCTCCTGCATCAGAACCGCGTGGCCCGCGTGCACCCCCATGCCTTCCGCGACCTCGGCCGCCTCATGACACTCTACCTGTTTGCCAACAACCTCTCAGCACTGCCCGCAGAGGCCCTGGCACCCCTGCGTGCCCTGCAGTACCTGCGGCTCAACGACAACCCCTGGGTGTGCGACTGCCGTGCACGCCCGCTCTGGGCCTGGCTGCAGCAGTTCCGAGGCTCCTCGTCCGAGCTGCCCTGCAGCCTGCCCCTGCACCTGGCAGGCCGTGACCTTAAGCGCTTGGCCACCTCTGACCTGGAGGGCTGTGCTGTGGCCACAGGGCCCTCCCATCCCTTCTGGACCGGCGGGCCTGCTGGTGAGGAGTCACTGGGACTGCCCAAGTGCTGCCAGCCGGACGCCGCAGATAAGGCCTCAGTGCTAGAGGCTGGGAGCTCAGCCTCGGCTGGCAATGCGCTCAAGGGACGGGTTCCGCCTGGTGACAGCCCGCCAGGCAATGGCTCTGGCCCACGGCACATCAACGACTCTCCCTTCGGGACCCTTCCTGGCTCTGCTGAGCCCCCGCTGACCGCACTGCGGCCTGGGGGCTCTGAGCCCCCAGGGCCCCCCCCCACAGGTCCTCGCCGCAGGCCGGGCTGCTCCCGCAAAAACCGCACCCGCAGCCAGTGCCGTCTGGGCCAGGCAGGCGGGGGTGGCGCTGACACGGAGGGCTCCAGGGCCCCAGGCACCACCTGCAGCCTTGCTCCACTAGGCCTGGCACTGGTGCTGTGGACGGTACTCGGGCCCTGCTGA